The following proteins are co-located in the Cupriavidus pauculus genome:
- a CDS encoding response regulator — translation MATILVVDDEMGIRELLSEILSDEGHVVELAENAQKAREFRAQATPDLVLLDIWMPDTDGVTLLKEWSAQGYLTMPVIMMSGHATIDTAVEATKIGALNFLEKPIALQKLLSAVEAGLARGVERPRTAPVAAAPMTPSGTPEAPGTVAAPAETPAETATNGNPSRGVPEGEMQFSFDMPLREARDLFERAYFEYHLVREHGSMTRVAEKTGLERTHLYRKLKQLGVELGRNKPEPTEQ, via the coding sequence ATGGCAACGATCCTCGTAGTCGATGACGAAATGGGAATCCGGGAACTGCTCTCGGAGATCCTCAGTGACGAAGGACATGTGGTCGAGCTGGCGGAAAACGCCCAGAAGGCGCGCGAATTCCGCGCGCAGGCCACACCCGACCTGGTGCTGCTCGATATCTGGATGCCGGATACCGACGGCGTCACGCTGCTCAAGGAGTGGTCGGCGCAAGGCTATCTGACGATGCCGGTGATCATGATGTCCGGCCACGCCACGATCGATACCGCCGTGGAAGCGACCAAGATCGGCGCGCTGAACTTCCTGGAAAAGCCCATCGCGCTGCAGAAGCTGCTGTCGGCCGTGGAAGCCGGGCTGGCCCGCGGCGTCGAGCGCCCGCGCACCGCCCCCGTGGCCGCCGCCCCGATGACGCCGTCCGGCACGCCCGAAGCGCCCGGCACCGTCGCCGCGCCGGCCGAGACGCCCGCCGAGACCGCCACCAACGGCAACCCGTCGCGCGGCGTGCCCGAGGGCGAGATGCAGTTCTCGTTCGACATGCCGCTGCGCGAAGCACGCGACCTGTTCGAACGGGCCTACTTCGAATACCACCTGGTGCGCGAACACGGCAGCATGACGCGCGTGGCCGAGAAAACGGGCCTGGAGCGCACGCACCTCTACCGCAAGCTCAAGCAGCTTGGCGTGGAACTGGGCCGCAACAAGCCCGAGCCAACCGAGCAGTAA
- a CDS encoding type II toxin-antitoxin system RelE family toxin, producing MENTILWSVKAAKELRKLDPQHQRPIRDGVDALRGMPDCANVKQLKGETSGYRLRIGNYRVIFDFDGKVRIVSIQEVKLRNEQTY from the coding sequence TTGGAAAACACGATCCTCTGGTCGGTGAAGGCTGCCAAGGAGTTACGCAAGCTGGACCCTCAGCATCAGAGGCCGATACGCGATGGAGTGGACGCATTGAGGGGCATGCCGGACTGCGCCAACGTCAAGCAGCTTAAAGGCGAGACGTCCGGCTACAGGCTGCGGATTGGAAACTATCGCGTGATATTCGATTTCGATGGGAAGGTGAGGATCGTGTCGATACAGGAAGTGAAACTTCGAAACGAACAGACCTACTGA